The sequence CTGGCACTCGCTACAGTCGAGTGCCAGAGTATTCCTCTGGTGGCCGTGCCGCTGACGGTTGACCTGCGACAGGAGGTGGGGAGGATGGGTCTGGACGAGCGCAAGCTCGCCGTGCTCCGGGCAATCGTCGAGGACTACGTCGCCACCCAGGAGCCGGTCGGCAGCAAGGCGCTGGTCGAGCGGCACCAACTCGGCGTCTCACCGGCCACCGTCCGCAACGACATGTCCGTGCTGGAGGAGGAGGGCTACATCCGCCAGCCGCACACCAGCGCCGGGCGGGTGCCCACCGACCGTGGCTACCGACTCTTCGTCGACCGGCTGAGCCGGGTCAAGCCGCTGAGCCCGGCCGAACGCCGGGCGATCGAGCGCTTCCTGGCCGGTGCCGTCGACCTCGACGATGTGGTGCATCGCACTGTGCGGCTGCTGGCGCAGCTGACCCGGCAGGTCGCCGTCGTGCAGTACCCGAGCCTGGCCCGTTCCCGGGTGCGTCACCTGGAGCTGGTGCCGATCTCCACCACCCGGCTGATGCTGGTGATGATCGCCGACACGGGCCGGGTCGAGCAGCGGCTGGTCGAGTTGCCCGCGCCGATCCTCGCCGACGACGTCATCGACCTGCGCCGCCTGGCGAACGACAAGCTGGTCGGTGCCCGCCTGTCGGACACCCCGCCGCTGGTGCAGTCACTCATCGACGAGTCCCTGCCGCACCTGCGTCCGGCCATGACGACGCTGTCCACGGTGCTGCTGGAGACGCTGGTCGAGCGGCACGAGGAGCGACTGGCGCTGGCCGGCACCGCCAACCTCACCCGGGGCGGCCTGCTCGACTTCCAGGGTTCGTTGCGCCCCATCCTCGAAGCGCTCGAAGAGGAGGTCGTCCTGCTCAAGCTCATCGGGGAGGTGGAGCCGAGCACGCTGCGGGTCCGCATCGGCGACGAGAACGAGATCGACAACCTGCGGGCGGCCTCCGTGGTCAGCACCGGGTACGGCCCGGGGGCGACCATCGTCGGGGGGATGGGCGTGCTGGGGCCGACCCGGATGGACTACCCCGGAACCATCGCCACGGTGAGGGCCGTGGCACGCTACGTGGGCGAGCTGCTGGCCCAGAACTGACCAGTCAGGGCCGACGGCAGGCTGCCGCCACCGACCGGCGTAACGCGAGACGAACACGAGGACACGGAACGCAGTGGCCAGGGACTACTACGGAATTCTCGGCGTGAGCCGGGGTGCCTCCGACGACGAGATCAAGCGCGCCTACCGCAAGTTGGCGCGGCAGTATCACCCGGACGTGAATCCGGATCCGGAGGCGCAGGAGAAGTTCAAGGAGATCAACGCCGCGTACGAGGTCCTCTCGGACGACCGGAAGCGGCAGATCGTCGACCTCGGCGGCGACCCGCTCGCGCCGGGCGGCGGGGTGCCGGCGGGCCGGGCGGGCCCGGCGGCGCGGGCCCCTTCGTCGGGTTCCAGGACATCATGGACGCGTTCTTCGGCGGCGCCACCGGTGCCGGGCGGGGTCCGCGGCCGCGGACCCGGCAGGGGGCCGACGCGATCCTGCGGCTGGAGCTGGACCTGCAGGAGACCGCCTTCGGCGTCGAGGCGCCGATCACGGTCGACACGGCGGTGCTCTGCACCACCTGCGCCGGCGCCGGCACCGCCGCCGGCACCCATCTGGCCACCTGCGAGGCGTGCGGTGGCCGGGGCGAGGTGCAGTCGGTGCAGCGGACGTTCCTCGGTCAGGTGGTCTCCGCCCGGCCGTGCGTGGCCTGCCAGGGCTACGGCACCACCATCCCGCACCCCTGCCCGACCTGCGCCGGTGACGGCCGGGTGCGGACCCGACGCTCGCTGACCGTCAAGATCCCCCCCGGGGTGGAGGACGGCATGCGCATCCGGCTGGCCCAGCAGGGCGAGGTCGGCCCGGGCGGCGGCACCGCCGGTGACCTCTACGTGGAGATCCACGAGCGCCCGCACGACGTCTTCTCCCGCAAGGGCGACGACCTGCACTGCCGGGTCACCGTGCCGATGACCGCCGCCGCGCTCGGCACCCGGCTGACCATCAAGACGCTGGACAGCGAGGAGCCGGTCGACGTCAAGTCGGGCACCCAGCCCGGCAGCACGCTGCGGCTACGGGCGCGCGGCGTACCGCACCTGCGCGGCGCCGGCCGGGGTGACCTCTACGTCCACCTGGACGTGCGGACCCCCACCAAGCTCGACGCCGACCAGGAGCGGATGCTGCGCGATTTCGCCAAGACCCGTGGCGAGGAGGTCGCCGAGCTGACCAAGCAGGGCGGCTTCTTCTCCCGGATGCGGGACGCCTTCAACGGCCACGCCTGACGTGTCCGCTCCGCTGTTCCTGGTCGAGTCGTTGCCGGCCACCGACTCGATGGTGCTCGACGGCCCCGAGGGCCACCACGCCGCCACCGTGCAGCGGCTGCGGGTCGGCGAGGAGTTGCTCCTCGCCGACGGCCGGGGCGGTACGGCCACCGCCGTGGTCACCGCCGCCGGCCGGGGCACCCTCGACCTCGACGTGGTCCGCCGCGGGTACGTCGACGCGGCGAACCCCCGGCTGGTGGTGGTGCAGGGCATCGCCAAGGGTGAGCGGGGCGAGCTGGCGGTGCAGGCGATGACCGAGGTTGGGGTGGACGAGATCGTCCCCTGGGCGGCGAGCCGCTCGGTGGTGCAGTGGCGCGGTGACCGGGGCGTCCGGGCCCGGGGCAGGTGGTGGCGACCGCCCGGGAGGCCGCGAAGCAGGCCCGTCGGGCGTGGCTGCCGGTGGTGGCGGGCGCTCCGGACGAGGCGACCGTGTCGGTGGCCCGCCGGATCGCCGGTGCCGCTGCCGGCTACGTCCTGCACGAGGAGGCGGCGGATCGGCTGACCACCGTCGAGCTGCCCGAACGCGGCGAGATCGTGCTGGTGGTCGGCCCCGAGGGCGGCATCACCGCCGCGGAGCTGTCGGCCTTCGAGGAGGCCGGCGCCCGACCGGTCCGCCTCGGGCCCTCGGTGCTGCGCACCTCCACCGCCGGTGTCGCGGCCCTGGCGCTGCTGGCCACCCGTCTGCTGCGCTGGTGACGTTCACACCGCGACCCGGACCCGGCGTGTCGCGCCGGCCGGCGGTCGCTCCTCGTGCCCTTTGCTCTGCTTCAACCGACGCAACGCCTGGTTGCTGGCGACACCGTTGCGTCCGGTGAAGCAGAGCAGCGGGTGCGTCCGGTGAAGCAGAGCAGGGGATTTCGTGCCGGGGTGGGAAGCGTGGCGGGCGTGCGGTGCGGTACGGCCGGCGGCGTCAGCTGCGCAGGTAGGACGCGCCGTTCAGGTCGATGATGGTGCCGGAGGCCCACTCCGCCTCGGTGCTGGCGAGCCAGTGCACGGCGGCTGCGATCTCCTCGGGCCGGGCCACCCGGTCGAACGGGCTCTGCGCCCGGATCGCCGCACCCCGCGGTGCCTTGAGGTACTCGTTGGTCATGTCCGTCTCGACGAAGCCGGGCGCGACGGTGGCCACCGCGATGCCGTACGGCGCCAGGGCCACCGCCAGTGACTGCGCCATCGCGTTGAGGCCCGCCTTGCTGGCGCCGTAGGCCGGGTTGGCGGGCTCGCCGCGAAACGCGCCGCGCGACGAGACGTTGACGATCCGTCCGCCCCGCGCCCGCATGTGCTGTGCGGCGCACCAGGCGGCGTTGGCCGCACCGAACAGGTTCGTGTCGAGGACCTCGCGCCAGCGCTGGCGCCACTGCTCGTAGCTGCTGTCGAAGACCGGGTGCGGCGGGTCGATCGGGCCGAACACGCCGGCGTTGTTGACAAGTACGTCGAGTCCACCGAGCCGGTCGGCGGCCTGGTCCACCATCGCCCGTACCGCGTCGGGGTCGGCCAGGTCCGCGCGGACCACCACGTGACCCTCGCCCGGCAGCTCCGTCCGGAGCTGTTCGGCCAACTCCGCCGAGTCGCGGTGGTGGATGGCCAGCCGATCGCCACCGGTCGCGAAGGCCCGGACCACCGCCCGGCCGATGCCGCGCGAGCCGCCCGTCACCAATACCGCCCGTGCCGTCATGCCCGCCATCCTGCCGCACCCCGTCGGCGTTGCCGAACCTAGACTGCCCGGATGGGAAGCGACTGCCTGTTCTGCCGCATCGTCGCCGGGGAGATCCCGGCCACCGTGGTCCGCGAGACCCCCGCCACGCTCGCCTTCCGGGACATCGACCCGAAGGCGCCGGTGCACGTGCTTGTCATTCCGAAGGAGCACTACGCCGACGTGGCCACCCTGGCCCAGGGCGATCCGGCGCTGGCCGGCGAGGTGCTGGCCACGGCCGCCACGGTGGCCGAGGACGAGGGCCTGCTCGGCGACGGGTTCCGGCTGATGTTCAACATCGGGGCGTACGGCGGCCAGGAGGTGTTCCACGCGCACGCGCACGTGCTGGGCGGCGCCCCGCTCGGCCCGATGGTGGCCCGGAGCTTCTGGTGACCGTGGCCGTCGGCGCCACCGCAGCCGCCGGCCAGCTGGGACGGCTGGTGCGCCAGCTCCAGGCGCAGGCCCGGGTGCCGGCGGTCTCGGCGGCGGTGCACCGGGCCGACCGGCCCCTGTGGACCTGCACGGTCGGCGGCACCGGCAACGACACATCGCTGGACGAGCAGACCCGGTTCCGGATCGGGTCGGTGACCAAGACCTTCACCGCCGTGCTGATCATGCAGTGCCGCGACGACGGCCTGCTCGACCTCGACGATCCGGTGGGCCGGCACCTCGACCTGCCGGCGCACGGCGAGCTGACCGTGCGCCGGCTGCTGTCCCACACGGCCGGCCTGCAACGGGAGCCGTACGGCGACGTCTGGGACACGCTGCGCGCGCCGGACGCGGACGAGTTGACCGCCGAGCTGGCCCGGGCCGAGCGGGTGTTGCCCCGGGGCGCCGCTACCACTACTCCAACCTGGGCATGGCGCTGCTCGGGCGGCTGGTCGGGCAGGTGCGCGGCGGCACCTGGGCGGACGTGCTCGCCGAGAGGGTGCTGACCCCGCTCGGGCTGACCGCCACCACGGTCACCCCGGGCCCACGGGCCGCGACCGGGTTCCTGGTCGACGCGTACTCCGACGCGGCGCATCCGGAGCCGCCCACCGACTTCGGTGCGGTCGGCCCCGCCGCGCAGTTGTGGAGCACCGCGGCCGACATGGCTCGCTGGGCCGCCTTCCTGGCCGACCCGACGGCGCTGGACGCGGCGGGTCGGGTGCTCGCCCCGGCCACCCTGGAGGAGATGCGCTGGCCGGTGACGGTCACCGACGAGACGGTGTGGGCCGCCGGGTTCGGCCTCG is a genomic window of Micromonospora tarapacensis containing:
- the hrcA gene encoding heat-inducible transcriptional repressor HrcA yields the protein MGLDERKLAVLRAIVEDYVATQEPVGSKALVERHQLGVSPATVRNDMSVLEEEGYIRQPHTSAGRVPTDRGYRLFVDRLSRVKPLSPAERRAIERFLAGAVDLDDVVHRTVRLLAQLTRQVAVVQYPSLARSRVRHLELVPISTTRLMLVMIADTGRVEQRLVELPAPILADDVIDLRRLANDKLVGARLSDTPPLVQSLIDESLPHLRPAMTTLSTVLLETLVERHEERLALAGTANLTRGGLLDFQGSLRPILEALEEEVVLLKLIGEVEPSTLRVRIGDENEIDNLRAASVVSTGYGPGATIVGGMGVLGPTRMDYPGTIATVRAVARYVGELLAQN
- a CDS encoding SDR family NAD(P)-dependent oxidoreductase, with protein sequence MTARAVLVTGGSRGIGRAVVRAFATGGDRLAIHHRDSAELAEQLRTELPGEGHVVVRADLADPDAVRAMVDQAADRLGGLDVLVNNAGVFGPIDPPHPVFDSSYEQWRQRWREVLDTNLFGAANAAWCAAQHMRARGGRIVNVSSRGAFRGEPANPAYGASKAGLNAMAQSLAVALAPYGIAVATVAPGFVETDMTNEYLKAPRGAAIRAQSPFDRVARPEEIAAAVHWLASTEAEWASGTIIDLNGASYLRS
- a CDS encoding histidine triad nucleotide-binding protein, yielding MGSDCLFCRIVAGEIPATVVRETPATLAFRDIDPKAPVHVLVIPKEHYADVATLAQGDPALAGEVLATAATVAEDEGLLGDGFRLMFNIGAYGGQEVFHAHAHVLGGAPLGPMVARSFW